The bacterium genome includes the window ATGTTGGATCGGTTCTGATCCCACTACTTCTCGAAAGCAGTTGCTCGGTTCGCGTGGTCGATCGCTTGCTCTTCGGCGGGCACGGTTTGATTCCCTATTTCATCAATCCGCGCTTTCAATTCGTTCAAGGGGACATTCGCGACGAACGTACGATGGCGGAAGCGGTTAAAGGTGTCGATGCGATAATCCATTTGGCGGCGATTGTCGGGTTTCCGGCGTGTAAGAAAGACCCCCATTTAGCTGAAACGACCAATTTCGAGGGAACGGTTCTCCTCAACAAGCTTCGCGATAAGAGCAATGTTCCGATCATCATGGCGTCAACCGGTTCCAATTACGGGTATGTCGCAGATGGTATCTGTCGCGAAGATACGCCGCTCAATCCATTGACGATCTACGGTACGACGAAAACCCGTGCCGAACAGCATCTGCTTGATGCCGGAAATGTCGTGATCTATCGCTATGCGACTGCATTCGGATTGAGTCCGCGGCTTCGGTTGGATCTATTGATCAACGACTTTGTGTTTACCGCGTTATCGAAAAATTTCCTCCTCATTTATGAGAAGGATTTCAAGCGTACGTTCATTCATGTCCGCGATATGGCGCGCTCGTTTGTTTTCGCATTGGATCATGTCGACAAGATGAAGGACAACATCTACAATGTCGGAAACGAGATGTTGAATCTCTCGAAAGCCGATGTGGCCGAGTATCTCAAAACCAAATTCGATTACTTCCTCGAGTACGCTGATACCGGTTCCGATCCCGATCAACGCAATTACGAAGTCGACTACTCGAAGATTCGGAAAGCGGGATTCCATACGACAATTGGCTTTGAAGACGGCGTCGATGAATTGATCCGCGGATTGAAAATGATCGAGATTCACAACCCCTATTCCAACGTGTAATATCTAACTCTTCGTGGCAGCGACATTCCTGTCGCTGATAAGGAGAATCGATGCGAGTCTACATCACTGGCGGCTCCGGTTTTTTTGGCCGGGTGCTAAAGCGGAAATTTGAAGAGGGTGGACATACCGTTATTGCTCCGCGTTCGAGTGAAGTCGATTTACTCGATGGCAATGCGGTTGCGGAGTCAGTAAAAGAAGCGGCTCCTGAGCTGCTGGTGCATTCTGCCGCGTACTACGGCGGACTCGGCATTAACGTTCACGAACCGGATAACCTGTTTCACATCAACACGCTGATGATTGCAAATATCTATGCCGCCGCTGCAAAAGCGGGAGTTCCGAAAGTACAGGGAATCGGCAGTGCATGCGCGTATCCGGGACATATCGATGGGGATTTAATCGAGACCGAATTCTGGAACGGCGAGCTGCATCATTCGGTCGTTGCTTATGGATTCTCGAAAAAGTTGCAGGAAATCGCCCAACAAGTTTACAAAAAGAAAATGGGAATGAAGACCCAACTCCCGCTTCCCACGAATCTCTACGGCGAACACGATGTATTCGGTGAGTACCGCAGTCATGTGCTTGCCGCATTGGTGAAGCGATTTGCCGATGCAAAATTGAGCGGTGCGCCTTCGCTCACCAATTGGGGTACTGGGTCACCGATTCGTGAATTTATTTACGTCGATGACGCCGCGGAAGCCTGTTACCGTCTTGCGATGAGCGATTACGAGGGCCGTCTGAACATCGGCACCGGCATCGGCACCAGTATAAAAGAGTTATCGGAAATGATTGCGACGGAAGTCGGTTACGAAGGTGAAATTCTCTGGGATGCCACAAAACCGGATGGCATTCATCGCAAGGTGCTCGAAGTAACCAAGATGAAGAGTGTTTTGCAATGGTCGCCGCCGACCGCGCTGCGAGACGGTTTGCGAAAAACGATCCGCTGGTATCTCGCAAACAAAGAGCAGGCGGATGCCCGCCCATAGTATATGCCGTACGTTGGACATTCTTGTCCGACGCGCGAATGAACTGATGAGTTTTTAGGAGATCGTATGGCAACTCGATCTGCGCAAGTCTTTAACGAAGTCGCAATCGACCGGGTAAAAGAATATTGGAACGCCCGACCCTGCAACATTCGCCACAGCACCGCTACCATCGGGACGAAGGAGTATTTCGATCAAGTCGAAGCTCGCAAGTATTTGGTGGAACCGCACATTCCCGGCTTCGCAGAATTCGCGCGCTGGAATGGGAAGAAGGTGCTTGAGATTGGTTGTGGAATCGGTACCGACACGATGAATTTCGCCCGCGCTGGAGCGCAAGTCACTGCCATCGATTTATCGGGTGAATCGATTGCGCTCGCTGAGCAACGGGCGCA containing:
- a CDS encoding NAD(P)-dependent oxidoreductase; this translates as VGSVLIPLLLESSCSVRVVDRLLFGGHGLIPYFINPRFQFVQGDIRDERTMAEAVKGVDAIIHLAAIVGFPACKKDPHLAETTNFEGTVLLNKLRDKSNVPIIMASTGSNYGYVADGICREDTPLNPLTIYGTTKTRAEQHLLDAGNVVIYRYATAFGLSPRLRLDLLINDFVFTALSKNFLLIYEKDFKRTFIHVRDMARSFVFALDHVDKMKDNIYNVGNEMLNLSKADVAEYLKTKFDYFLEYADTGSDPDQRNYEVDYSKIRKAGFHTTIGFEDGVDELIRGLKMIEIHNPYSNV
- a CDS encoding NAD-dependent epimerase/dehydratase family protein, with amino-acid sequence MRVYITGGSGFFGRVLKRKFEEGGHTVIAPRSSEVDLLDGNAVAESVKEAAPELLVHSAAYYGGLGINVHEPDNLFHINTLMIANIYAAAAKAGVPKVQGIGSACAYPGHIDGDLIETEFWNGELHHSVVAYGFSKKLQEIAQQVYKKKMGMKTQLPLPTNLYGEHDVFGEYRSHVLAALVKRFADAKLSGAPSLTNWGTGSPIREFIYVDDAAEACYRLAMSDYEGRLNIGTGIGTSIKELSEMIATEVGYEGEILWDATKPDGIHRKVLEVTKMKSVLQWSPPTALRDGLRKTIRWYLANKEQADARP